The region CGGATAATGAAAAATTTCATAAGTTTCTTGAAATATTCAAGAAACTTCAAATAAGCATGAGCCTAGGGGATGCCTTGCGAGAGATGCCCCAATACGCTaagttcttgaaagacataattatgaacaagcgaaGTTGGGAACAAGGCGGAACAATTCCTCTAACAGAAAGTTGTAGTTCTATTATCCAAAGCAATCTACCAACCAAGCTACAAGATACAGGGAGTTTCACGATTCCTTGCTTAATTGGCACTTCTACTTCTCTTAATTGTCTTTGCGATTTAGGTGCAAGTATAAATCTAATGCCGTTGTGTCTTTTCAGGGAAATATGTGGAAACCAACCGATAAAACAAACTTCCATGATGCTCCAATTGGCCGACCATTCTCTCAAGAGACCGCACGGGGTTGCGGAAGACGTGCTAGTAAAAGTGGGCaagttcatctttccggtggacttTGTTGTGCTTGATTATGCGGTCGACAAAGATTGCCCCATGATTCTCGGGCGTCCTTTTTTGAATACGGGGAGAGCATTGGTTGATGTTAATGGGGGGAAGATAACATTAAGAATGAATGATGAGAGCATGGTGTTTGACATCAAGCATGGCAAAAGCAAGTGTGAGGAGGAGAAATGCATGAAGATTGATACTATTGAGCCCACATTGCATGTGCCTATGAAGGAGGTTCCTATGAAAGAACCCGAGGTTGTGTGTGCAAAAATCAAGACAACACCTCATGTCAAGCCACGCAATGGAAAACCAAGACGTTGGGCATCATGGAAGTTGAAGCTCAACGGGATAGCAACCGCAAGCAAGAGACAAATATGCACGGAAGTTGCTACTCTTGGTGAGTACGTCCAAGTTCGAACCTCTCAAGCACATTCACAAGCGGGGAAGTTGATTTCTAAGTGGAGCGGGCCGTTTAAAACACGGCGCAAATTGGATAATGATTTGATTGAGTTGGAGGGGGCCAATGGAGATGTTTTTAAGGTGCTTGGAGAATGGTGCAAACCATATCCTAGAGTGTTGATCGATGAAAGTCGCGAGCAAGTCGCTCTTTTTGATCCTCCATGATTTTGAGGATCGatagtcgagctttcgacttaaaacaagcgcacttgggaggcattcccaagaggttcgatttcttttcttgtcatttatattttgttacttatttttagtgtttcattTATGTTTTTGTGTGTTCGATTGAACACACAAGATTTGATTTTCTAAACTCAActccaattcaatttttatttgtctaATTTCTTAGCATTGAGGACATTGCATCGAaatgtgtgaggagggttggaaaATTGAATATAGTTGCGTAGGATTgtttgtttttgatgttttttctttttcgttgttaattttagttgtttgtgtgtttttgatgttttgtttAGAAGAATTTTGGTCGAATCTTTGAGCAAGACCCTTAGCTTAATTTTGTATCATGTTAGCTAAGTTGATCAAGTACTTGCATTATATCAATTGTCATGTTCTAGTTAATGAATCATTGAATGGTTTTTCTTGTTCTAACaattgt is a window of Mercurialis annua linkage group LG2, ddMerAnnu1.2, whole genome shotgun sequence DNA encoding:
- the LOC126667064 gene encoding uncharacterized protein LOC126667064, producing MEKFEKMEVENRQLHNENRQREKNQASTIHHLETQISQMALSLQGRPQGGLPSTTENNPREHVKAIKVVELRSGRVLDVDHDKDLEKATGKRPMIVEVEPQVVIDVASSSQELPKSCEEVAIDIDVEEPYVRPPPPPPFVPKVPFPSRLRKAPDNEKFHKFLEIFKKLQISMSLGDALREMPQYAKFLKDIIMNKRSWEQGGTIPLTESCSSIIQSNLPTKLQDTGSFTIPCLIGTSTSLNCLCDLGASINLMPLCLFREICGNQPIKQTSMMLQLADHSLKRPHGVAEDVLVKVGKFIFPVDFVVLDYAVDKDCPMILGRPFLNTGRALVDVNGGKITLRMNDESMVFDIKHGKSKCEEEKCMKIDTIEPTLHVPMKEVPMKEPEVVCAKIKTTPHVKPRNGKPRRWASWKLKLNGIATASKRQICTEVATLGEYVQVRTSQAHSQAGKLISKWSGPFKTRRKLDNDLIELEGANGDVFKVLGEWCKPYPRVLIDESREQVALFDPP